GGAATACTAACAAGGGAAGATTACAGCAAAGTGGCGAATTACTATCCAGGTTTTGGAGAATGGCAAAATAATATATGGAGGTTTCAAAATCCAAATGATAAAGATTACATATTTTATTCTACAAGTAACTAATTGTATTCCAGAATAGACATGATCTGGATCTCCAACAACATTTACAACTGGATAAAAAACTGTActgtttatccaacactcatctcAGACCACGTCCCAATAttgatggaaataaaattaataccaATTTACACAGAGAGTAAATGAAAATCTATTAAGACAAGGAAATATTGTAGAAAAATGTAAATATGAAATCAGTGAATTATTTAAATCTAATCTGACTCCGGGAATGTCACTAAGAACTATTTGGGACACAATAAAAGTCTACATGAGGGGCATTTTCATCCAAAAAATTGTGAactgaaaaagaaattcaagataAAATTAAAGAAAACCAAATTAGATCCTTCCCAGTGAATACTAAATTAAAAGAAActctaaaacaattaaaaatatgagCATCAATGCTCCTTACCAGCAAAAtgggaaaaaaactgaaaatttaaaaacaaattaattttgagCATGCAACTAAGCCAGGAAGATGGCTTTCCAATAAATAAAGACCAGAAAATGATAATTGCAGTGATTAAAGATAATGGTCAGGAAATTATGGGAGACACATATATAAATAGTCTTTCTAAAGTAGTATCAAAACATATACAAACTACAATCTGTGCATCAAGATGAATTATGCAAGTATCTTAAAGTTTCATTTAACTACCCTTACAAAAGAAGATCAAGATATGTTAAGTGGCTAcattaaaaattgtaaaaaattataataataataataaaagtaatgatagtaatagtaatgactttggtaatacacactgcttcacacccttctcagcttcctttctggaagaatcctttcttgggaggtgttagctggccctgattgtttcctttgtggaattcccaatttccctgctttcagagtgttgctctttatttactgtcctggttttagagattatattgttctgtattgttctgtattattctaccacagtaattatttcatattacagtagaatctcacttatccaacattcgcttatccaatgttctggattatccaacgcagtctgccttttagtagtcaatgttttgtagtcagtgttttaaattcattgtgatattttggtggtaaatttgtaaatacagtaattactacatagcattactgcacatggaactactttttctgtcaaatttgttgtataacatgatgttttggtgcttaatttgtataatgattacctaatttgatgtttaatcggcttttcctggatcccttgttattatccaacatattcacttatctaacattctgccggcctgtttatgttggataagtgagactgtactgtatatttataatcttatattatctgcttagaactggattatatgaggccccttgtacacaccTGGAtagaatgcacactgaagtggattatatggcagtgtggagtcaagataatccagttcaaggcagataatataagattataaatgggttatatagctgtgtggaagagccttgagtctacactgccatataatccagttaaaatcagataatctgtattttataggtagtgtggaagaggcctaagtgaggcctaactctgccagtcccctgggctgagtgggttgctaggagaccaagtgggcggagcttagccttctaactggcagcaattggataaaaacaattattcctctccccctatttaggactttatttttcttttctttttgtagtatgaacgtagaggcatggatgaggggttgtgctgccaagtttagtgtttctgggatgtgtagttttgttgttttgtcctaggccaaaatttcattacccttttatatatatatatatagatatggtaaaggtaaaggtttcccctgtcgttaagtccagtcatgtctgattctgggggtaggcgctcatctccatttctaagccgaagagccggcattgtccgtagacacctccaaggtcatgtggccggcatgactgcatggagcgccgttaccttcccgccagagcggtacctattgatctactcacattggcatgttttctgctaggttggcagaagctagagctaacagcgggtgctcacttcactcccaggatttgaacctgggacctttcggtctgcaacttcagcagctcagtgctttaacacacttcgccaccggggctccggtatacacacacacacacacacatattaatatTAGGGAGGGGGGTAATTCTACAATTGCCATGATTCCTTGGAATTGAGCTATGGCACTTAAACTGGTGTCTACgtgcatttattctatagtgtgGACACATCCTCGGCTCCCTATCATTTTGCACTTCAAAAATGCTAtagttccactttaattgccatggcaacgaTTTCTGGGATTCCTAGTTCAGTGAGCCtgaggcccattccacacagctgaataaaatcttacattatctgctttgacctgggatatatggcagtgtggactgaaatatcccagttcaaagcagatattgtgggattttccgccttgggttatatggctgtgtggaagggccctggggatGCCAAAGGGTCAATCCAAGGATACCGCGTGATGTTGCCATGGGAGTGACACAGCGTACAAAAGTGACAACAAGATGGTAATACGATAGGGCTCCACTTCCTCCTTTAACCCTACAGAACGCCAGCTTCCAATGAATGGCCTCTTGCGGCGACGACGGCGGCTCCGCTGTCCAATCGGAAGTGAGTACAGAGGGCCACGCGGCCCCGCCCACGGCCTGGCAAGATGGCGGCGCCCAGGAGCGCGGGCGAGGCAGTGGAAGCGGGCTTGGAGTCGGTGTTCCCTCAGGAGCTGGCTCTGTTCGCGGAGGCCTTCCCGGCGGAGGCGCGCTACCGGCTCTGCGGGCACGAGCTGAGTATCGCCCAGCATCACGGGGGGCGCCTGGGGGTGGCTGCCCCCGTTTGGGAAGCGGTGAGGAACCTCCCTCAAAGATTAGACCCTTGCGCCCCCGCCGAAGCCACGGagcaagtcacgctctctcagcctcaaagggaggcaaaggcaacccccccgAACGAATCTTTCCTCGAAGGCCCTATGATAGGAtcactgggcccttccacacagccatataacccagaatataaaggcaaatAGTCCACAAtaatccctccaggtgtttaggacttcaactttcacaattccggctgttaggaattttgggagttgaagtccaaaacacctggagggcctaagtttgcccatgcctgggctagagtcAGGTTGAAGGTAGTTTCCAGCCACAGAAACATGTTGATCATGTagtcagtatttttttttaaacacctCCAGTATTTCCTTCCAAAATTATAATGTTTTAACTACTTTCATACATGGATGTTTTGATGTACAGTCCTTTTGGTACTGCAGACCTCTTCCAAACTATTTAGAGTCTTCCATCTCTCTCTGGCCCCATCTGCGCTGACATAATAATCcaaaatttcaaagcagataatccgcattacctgctttgaactggattatttgagtctacgctgccatataatccagtccaaagcagattatctggattttatatggcagtgtagaaggggcctctgtcttGCTCCATAAATTCTACACAGATCATTTAAGGCAGTTTTTTCAAACAGAACGTGATTTCATTGTGCATATGATTACACAAGAAATCCTAAATCCAGTTTGATTACAACAAACCACAAAAGTGGTGATGTATATTaagggcttttaaaaaaactcagcccccttcaacactgccatatgatccagattatcaaagtaaataatccacattatctgatctggattatatgagtctatttccatataatccagttcaaagcagataatctggatttcatatggcagtgtagatggggtcccatttttgtgggagtttgctCTCTGGCTGCTGCAATTTGGAGTtagctttgaattgaattaaatTATTAGTGGTGATGAGGCCTATGGCCTCTTTTATACtgctctgtatcccaggatctgattccagattatctgtttattccaaATTATTTGACAGAGgagactgagggtccttccacacagctatataacccagaatatcaaggcagaaaatcccacaatatctgctttgatctgggttatcagaatccacactgccatatatccaatttaaagcaaaaaatgtgggattttattcagctatgtggaaggggcctcatataatcaagttcaaagcagaaagcctggaatcagatcctgggatataaggatatATCCTTGCCTCAGATTTTTCTCTCTTCACCCACACAGTTATACTTTGATTCATTCAGTTATATGTCCATTCTGAAGCTAAATGAATTAATGCAGCACTTCTAAAGTCCGCTATATTAGAAGGAATACAATGGAAATGCGTTGAAAAACGAGTCCTGTAGATTTTATGCAATAAGGGCCTAAATATGTGGAAGGTGGGACTTGGGATATGAGTGTTATGGGTGACAAAGATGGAGAAGTTAGTCATGGTGGAAAACATGCAAAGTGTGTTGGTaagcttttttatttttggatCCAGTTACAACTTGTATTTAGTGCATATGATGTATTGAGTACGATTCATTCAGGTTCTGTTAGAGTTAGAAAGCATAAACATCTTGCAACACTGCATTTCCTGTCTAAGAAAATCAGGAATGCATAATCCTGATGAATAATTATTTTCACATTTAgagtattcatttttatttagtgTCTACATGCCCAACATGAGTTCTGATGAGATCATTTGATAGTCATCTGACTCTTGAAGCCTGGCATGGGGCCAGATTGATGTGCTGTAAGGAACATGAAACATAGGAAGCTGTCTTAGTCAGATAAGTCGAATTATGTTTCTAATTCAGGACCATCTAGTCTGACAGCCACTAGCACTCCCAGGGCTTTTTTTAATATGGTTTTCTCATCAGTTAtatccttttctttcttatttttaagTATTCATATCTCAATGTCAAACCCACCTGAAGACAAACCAGCCATTTATTCCACTTAGCAATTTGTGACACATGGAGAGCCTGGAAAATATTTGGTAACATTCTGGAAAAGATGTTATATAGTGTAGGGAAAGCTTTTATTTGAATAAATTATTCTTAAAATGTGTGAAGTATTAGACTATAAGTGCTGAAACAATCTAGAATAAATAGAATATTTCATTGCATTATGGGGAgctgtttctttttctgaaaagggCAATTGGTTCTGGTACAAAGAGTGATACATGAAGTGGGGTAAAGTCTGTCTATGCAGAATCTTCTGTTAAAAACAACACCCCTTTTTGTTATAGCAGTTTTGATCTATTTTGTGtttaatatttgaaaacattaaatgtattgtttacatttttcatCATATCTCATTATCTATTTTCTTTCAAGGCTTTAACACTCTGTGAATATTTTGAGGCCGAGAAGCTAAACTTTTGGGGCAAGAAGGTTATAGAACTAGGTGCTGGGACAGGAGTGGTGGGCATCATGGCTTCTCTCCTAGGTACGTAGCGTGAATGGGATGGGGAAGTATCATTGTGAAACCTCTAGTCCTGGAGCTTCTACCAATATCTGTCTAATGTATTCAGTCACGTATTATGATATACAGAATACAAATGATCTGACTTCATAACTCAGGAAAGTCCCCATAAATTTCCCTGTTCATCAAACCAGCCAGTTGATCTCTAAgccctgaaaatattttttcagtctTTGCTCTATGAAACTCATACTTTGAGAGCTCTAAGTCGGAAAGGCTTTCTGTGCACATTCTTCCTCCATTCTTTACACAGTTTCTTACTAGGATATTTTTACTTATAAAGAAAATTCCCAGTTCTTTTTTGATACCTGCTTTCAACTGAATCTTGGTGTCTCATAAATGTATTGATTCCCTCTATGAGCTGAAAAAAATCATGAGGCTTTGTGTTATCCAAACAtaaatgttttgctttctttgGTGTGGAGTATAATAAGGAATTTGGATAGGGAAAATACTTCACAATGAGGAAACCTGTGGATTCCCCAGTGTTGGATTCCGGCACCTGTTAGTTCCAGCCATCATGGCCTATGTCCTGATattggagttgtttgttctcccTGACATAAATGTAGGCTTAGCATACAGCCACAGAGAGTATGTAGTATCTCTGTTCTTACAACAGATTAAATCTTTATATGCCCAGACTGTCTTTAAAAAACATGACTGTAACTGAAATCTCTTTCACAGATTGTTCTCCTTTTCTTCCAGGAGGTGATGTGACCATCACAGATCTTCCTGTGGCCTTGAAGCAGATAGAGGAGAATGTCCACCGGAACCTACCTGTGAAGTGCTTGGGTCGAACCAGAGTTTGTGCTCTGTCATGGGGTGTGGACCACACCATGTTCCCTCAAAATTATGACTTCATTTTGGGTGCAGACATAGTCTATCTCAAGGACATGTTCCCCTTGTTGATCAGAACGCTCCAGCACCTATCTGGTGCACAGTCCACTATCTATCTGTCTTCCAAAATGAGGCAAGAACATAGTACTGCATTGTTCTTTGAGACTCTGCTCCCCATGCACTTCACCTCAGAACTGGCCTTCAGAGATGAGACTGAAAACATTAACATCTACAAAGTGACCAGCAAAAGTCATACAGGACAATGAGTTTGCCAGTTCACCATAGACAATGTGGCAAAACACTACcctttccacatttttttttaaaaatgaagatccAGAAATGTTACTGAGTGAGCCACCAGTTCATGGGAGTTGCTCTTGAAGGTTTCTGCTCACCAGATAATAGTAATTTTTCTAATAGTGACTGTCCAAGTTGACTCTTGCAGTAAAATAAATtccctagtccaggggtccccaaactaaggcctgggggccacatgcggcccattgaagccatttatctggcccctgtggcggtggctccctcctcctccaccgaggaaggcgtGTGCggcgcctcctccctcacctggtgcacactttccaaagctttgcttgtttataatggtattttaattattatttaattaataattaattaattattaaggggtgctttgctagtgcttttggtgcacaaaggcagaagggggttggactaaatggcccaagcggACTCTTCCAATcaccttctattattattattattattattattattattattattattattattgacacaaagacacagtataacacagcaaacaagatatatatgctggatttcatatcacaaattcacaagctgaacacttcctaagcatttaggactgtgtgatgtattattgttactattattaataacattgaggctgggtggccatctgtcaggggtgctttgcttatgcttttggtgcacaaaggtagaagggggttacactaaatggcccaaggggtctcttccaaccctctttattatttttattatgattatgattaacactgaggctgtatttgttcccgttcgtttctttttgcttcaaaattagagatgtgcagtgtgcataggaatttgtttatagttttttttcaaCTGTAGTTCAATTGTAGGGACCATGAACtagcctcctgtttaaaaagtttggggacccctgccctagtcaCTGCAAGAGAAAGGAACATTGTGTCTCAGAAGTGGCAAAGCTGATGGATGTGTGCTCAGTGTTTTTTACCATCTCAAACCGCCACCAACACAGCAAACTTGCAGATACAGACCAATTTATGGAATGAGGTTACTGAATATTTCAAATAATTACAGATAATGTTCAGAAGAAAGGATTAAGAGAAAAGTGTAACAAGttctaaaaatatacaaagagTAAAAGGATACCAAATGTCCAGTGGCTGCATAGGTTATAACTAGCCGCTCTTGTTAGAGACAATCTTGAACTCTTTTGTCCAGTGTTTGTTTACAAAGCTCTCAGGTAATTATGAAATTCTCAAGTAATTGGGACCATAGACAGTAAAATCCACAAAATGGGGGTAAATCATTGGGCCAAATACAAATCACAAAACTCATCGCACTTTATAGTTGCTCCAGTAAATTTATCCATTTTGTGgatttggaatttattttatttctctacGTAGTCAACAAgtatctgttggggtttggttctaggaccctgctcaagttccattatatacaatggtgtatatAAATGgcatatttgatttttaaaaagtaaatgacATAAGTGCTGGAGAGAGTGAGGATCTGTAAAATGTCAGGAAGTTATAATGGTATGCTTTTGGAGTATTTTTCTGCATATTTATCCATATGTAGAAAAGTTGTGGATATGGGAGGCTGAGGTTGTATGTTAAAGAacagtaaaatatcaaaacaaaacaacttgATTAGATAGGCCTTGCAATCTCTTCCAGCTCAGTTATTCTAACTGTTTGCCTACTGTGAAGAAAATAGCTTCAGCTCCACTGATACCAGGTGTTGCAGGGTGTGTACCATATTGTGGAATGATTTATTTTCATGGAAATATTTGAAAGTAATATTTTTGAGGCATCAAGGGAAGAACATGTGTGCTAGCACGTGGTTCTTGCTCATGTCCCTGGGACCAgggctttttttgctgctcttAGTGGAATTTGTCAAACCAATGAGGTTGCCTCTGATACAGCAGATGGGAAATGTAGCTTCTGGGGCCCAAATCCATATTCCCTAAAGCTTTTGAAAGCCCTCATGTTCCCCGcctccattaaaaaaaatgtttgggcAATTTTATAGGCTAAAACCAAAAGCACTAGTTGCATTGGGAAACCATTTAGCAGACCCTGGGCCCCTGGCATCTCTGCAATCGCTCAGCCCTGCTCTAATGCTTGtcctctgctttttaaaaaaaaaagatgccaaAAATAAGGAAGCACAATGAACTGTTACCCAAGTTCACAAAAAGACACCATGATGCCTTTTCTCCCTTTGAGAGATGCTTTTTATACATTCTAGTGTAATAGTTTTTGTAAGCTCAGCACTAAACTGTATACctatgcatttctttttttactaTAAGGTATCGTCCCATTCTTTTAGACATCTACGTTTCTGTTCACTATGTTTGATATCTAAAAATAACTGCATGCGAATGTCCCAAGTGCCGTTTTATTCAACATGTTCATTACAAAAACCATTGCAAGTACTGTTTATACTGTGTCTCGTTTTtttctcattgtaattgcttggAAAACTACCCTAGCATCcatagttttaaaataatattgggACTGTATGACACAACTGGTTAGAGGACAAAAAGTGTTTTATTACTTGAGATCCTTCACTGACTGTACTTCCATTGACCAGTTGTTTAAGTATGTATATTACTAAACAACTAtgtagtatttttaaaattctcaaaTATGATATTTTGCGTTGTTACTCATTACAGCTGCTTTGAAGGACACAGGATGATGACATTAATATTGCATCAAATCTGGGAATAGAATGATTAAACACAAATTATATCTTTAAAGGATGACTGGGATTTGTGGATGAGCTAGGATTTGAACAAGGGGCTTCCCAGCCTGCGCTCTTACTATTGATATGGGAACTACAGGGTTACTCAATTTCCTCTGGTCTGACACTTCTTTTCCAGAAATGAGAAGGATAAAAAACCCATAAAAGAGCACTGATAGAATGAACCatgttcacatttttaaaaaacaaatcttgatatCTCTTCCATGCACTCAGTTTTATGTTCCTAAGCCTCTATAACAGGAATGGGGAATATGTGGCTGGACTGCAGTTCCAGCAATGAAGAACGATTGGATTTTTAGTCTGATAAGATTGTACAGATCAAATGGTCTCAAATACAGTTAGCAGACTACTGTTTGACTATTATAAACTACTTCATCATCTTACTGTCACAGCTGAGAAACATCCTTTTCCCTGCTCAAAATGGGATTTATAAGATTGAAGTCACATGCAGTAAGGATAGTTTTGAGATGGTTTAACTGCATACCTCTCCACAAAATTCAACATTGATGCCTAAATACAACACTATCTGAGCACTGCGagttcagcattttttttttattgaagcaGAGAGTTTTCGAGGATTGAGACACTTGTAGATGCTAATTTATAAAGCTGTTCTCTCAATCTCAATAGTGGACCATCTATAAACATCACTCAATTTCTGGAAATATTTCATCAGTGTTGCCTtcaaaagctggacagtgaagaaagtggCTAGGaacaaaatcaattcatttgaaatgtgctggagaagagtGCTACAGATACCAAGGTTAGATGGATGTTACAGCAAATCAAGTCCGATTTCTCCCTAGAACCCAAGACGACTAAATTGAGACTGCCTTACTTTggctatatcatgagaagacatgactagaaaagacaatgatgcttggGAAGAAAGAAGactaagaaaagaggaagaccaaatTGCAGATGTCTAGACACAATCCAAGAAGCCATGTCCCTAcatctgcaagatctgagcagggctgttagGGACAGGGCAACGGAGAAGTCTctggtttgttgtgagttttttaggctgtatggccatgttccagcagcattctctcctgacattttgcttgtatctgtggctggcatagaGTTCtgttggagggggaggggggacaagtggtgtatgtatgtatatatatatatgtgtgtatgtgtatatgtatatatatacatatatatatatatatatatacacacacacacctgtggaatgtccagggtgggagaaagagcctttgtctgtttaaggcaaatgtgaatgttgcagttagccagcttaaatagcattgagtagccatgaagctgcaaagtcaatcagtgagggtatctgcatagaggttgtCTGGCGTCTGTTTCCTGGATGCATCCTCTGGAAGGTGTTAACCGGCACTTGACTGTTAGCT
This window of the Anolis carolinensis isolate JA03-04 unplaced genomic scaffold, rAnoCar3.1.pri scaffold_20, whole genome shotgun sequence genome carries:
- the eef1akmt3 gene encoding EEF1A lysine methyltransferase 3 is translated as MAAPRSAGEAVEAGLESVFPQELALFAEAFPAEARYRLCGHELSIAQHHGGRLGVAAPVWEAALTLCEYFEAEKLNFWGKKVIELGAGTGVVGIMASLLGGDVTITDLPVALKQIEENVHRNLPVKCLGRTRVCALSWGVDHTMFPQNYDFILGADIVYLKDMFPLLIRTLQHLSGAQSTIYLSSKMRQEHSTALFFETLLPMHFTSELAFRDETENINIYKVTSKSHTGQ